A genomic stretch from Malus domestica chromosome 15, GDT2T_hap1 includes:
- the LOC103431630 gene encoding V-type proton ATPase subunit c4-like, giving the protein MFELLRLHPNPQIRSRHPIPATIHTHSHKQRYMASSTFSGNETATFFGFLNAAITLVFSCMGVAYGMAKSGMGVVSMGVMRSELVMKSIIPVVMVGVLGIYGLIIVVIISTGINSNAKSYYLFDGYTHLSSGLACGLAGLFAGMATGIVGGAGV; this is encoded by the coding sequence ATGTTCGAGCTTCTTCGTCTTCATCCAAATCCCCAGATTCGCTCACGCCACCCAATCCCCGCAACCATACACACCCACTCACACAAACAGCGATACATGGCTTCTTCTACCTTCAGCGGCAATGAAACCGCTACTTTCTTCGGCTTCCTCAATGCCGCCATAACTCTCGTCTTCTCCTGTATGGGCGTCGCCTATGGGATGGCCAAGAGTGGTATGGGCGTGGTCTCCATGGGAGTGATGCGGTCGGAGCTCGTGATGAAATCGATCATTCCGGTGGTTATGGTGGGAGTGCTCGGGATCTATGGGCTTATTATAGTTGTTATTATTAGCACCGGGATTAACTCGAATGCCAAATCTTATTATCTGTTTGATGGGTATACTCACTTGTCATCCGGCCTTGCTTGCGGTCTGGCCGGACTCTTCGCTGGAATGGCGACTGGGATTGTCGGTGGCGCTGGTGTCTGA
- the LOC103401535 gene encoding uncharacterized protein — MALLGDDGRGYELACKLESCNVWRTWLGDSTYAHFAPFLKSPSTWEAFMDSKSKAPLHLQLRARALLFDKACVSLFLRPNSNSSSSSSSSSIAVSKLNPIYLQLHPDDVYFTLENSSQDGVQVQQRDALVPSKTQSKATFGAGSRYGESEIDNIPLRFKNDELSETWYNQFLERYRMSKPSRLSSGERESEKRTPEEMSAYLKLLERHKKRCVAFKEDPYMGFGNPIQDASHMNPNSLLDGSNSVDSETSFFPETMFTFNCVPDSALPPLNRVDDNQKMECFGVLDTLPQIMTRSPVMLERLGIRPEYLSMEQGGIIHRRKNAFGGNKKCLSQEQATQLSQKVVARMMISIGFEGTTEVPIDVFSKLLSCHIQKLGGSLKLLADSYRKQCSALELLKMFLQTVGYGNFGSLVEQVKDGSRNFQQTQQQIHGIQSQLQPQHQNLIRLPQQVNQQMSRQMHPQMQQIAHSKNVPFQQRQQLERMRRCQPSTPRAGMDTDKERPMVQVKIEAPSELPMDGNAFNSFNSRHPQMQFRQQQVPPTSNLTMSNVHAQSGNQFRQMASQIPQIQAQNMSVLRAPPVKVEGFQELMGGDSSSKHDSDENRLTSPSSK, encoded by the exons ATGGCTCTACTCGGGGACGACGGTCGTGGTTATGAGCTAGCCTGCAAACTCGAATCCTGCAACGTCTGGCGCACATGGCTCGGCGATTCCACCTACGCCCACTTCGCCCCCTTCCTCAAATCCCCTTCAACCTGGGAAGCTTTCATGGACTCCAAATCTAAGGCTCCCCTCCATCTCCAACTCCGCGCTCGAGCTCTTCTTTTCGACAAGGCCTGCGTTTCCCTCTTCCTCCGCCCCAATTCCaactcctcttcctcctcctcttcttcttcaatcgCCGTTTCTAAGCTCAATCCCATTT ATTTGCAACTCCACCCTGACGACGTCTACTTCACTCTGGAGAATTCGTCTCAGGATGGGGTTCAAGTTCAACAACGTGACGCTTTGGTGCCGTCCAAG ACTCAATCTAAAGCCACTTTTGGTGCTGGATCAAGATATGGAGAATCTGAAATTGATAACATACCATTGAGATTCAAAAATGACGAGCTGTCTGAGACATGGTATAATCAGTTTCTTGAGAGATATAGAATGAGCAAACCGTCTAGGTTGTCATCAGGGGAGCGAGAATCAGAGAAACGTACTCCAGAGGAGATGTCTGCTTACCTAAAACTTCTTGAGAGGCATAAGAAAAGATGCGTAGCTTTCAAAGAAGATCCGTATATGGGATTTGGAAATCCGATCCAAGATGCATCACACATGAATCCAAATTCCCTTTTAGATGGTAGTAATTCAGTTGATAGTGAAACATCTTTTTTCCCAGAAACAATGTTTACGTTCAACTGTGTTCCCGATAGTGCACTTCCACCTTTGAATAGAGTGGATGACAACCAAAAAATGGAATGTTTTGGAGTTCTTGATACATTGCCTCAGATAATGACTAGGAGTCCCGTTATGCTTGAGAGGCTTGGCATCAGGCCTGAATACCTCAGCATGGAACAAGGAGGAATCATACACCGCAGAAAAAATGCTTTTGGAGGGAACAAAAAATGTCTTAGTCAAGAGCAAGCAACACAGTTATCTCAAAAGGTAGTAGCTAGGATGATGATAAGTATCGGGTTTGAAGGTACTACAGAAGTTCCAATTGATGTTTTCTCCAAGTTACTAAGCTGCCATATCCAGAAATTGGGTGGCAGCTTGAAACTTCTTGCTGATAGTTACAGAAAGCAGTGCTCAGCGCTTGAACTACTAAAGATGTTCCTTCAAACTGTGGGATATGG TAATTTTGGCTCTCTAGTGGAGCAAGTCAAAGACGGCTCCAGGAATTTTCAGCAAACTCAGCAGCAAATTCACGGAATCCAGTCTCAGTTGCAGCCACAGCACCAGAATCTCATTCGACTACCCCAACAA GTGAACCAACAGATGTCTCGACAAATGCATCCGCAGATGCAACAAATTGCCCATTCAAAAAATGTGCCTTTTCAGCAACGGCAGCAGTTAGAAAGAATGCGAAGATGTCAACCATCCACTCCTCGAGCAGGTATGGATACGGATAAGGAAAGACCAATGGTACAGGTCAAGATTGAAGCCCCATCAGAGTTACCCATGGATGGTAATGCCTTCAACAGTTTCAATAGCAGACATCCACAGATGCAGTTTAGGCAGCAGCAAGTTCCTCCAACGTCGAATCTTACAATGTCAAATGTCCATGCTCAGTCGGGAAATCAATTTAGACAGATGGCTTCCCAAATTCCTCAAATCCAAGCGCA GAACATGAGTGTTCTGAGGGCTCCACCCGTGAAGGTTGAAGGATTCCAGGAATTGATGGGTGGAGATTCTTCATCAAAGCACGACTCGGACGAAAATAGGCTGACCTCTCCCTCAAGTAAATAA
- the LOC103401534 gene encoding putative UDP-rhamnose:rhamnosyltransferase 1, giving the protein MSSLTEPITNKKLLHIALFPWLAFGHIIPALEVAKHIAQRGHKVSFISTPRNIQRLPKIPPNLTPLIDLVQIPLPRVENLPENAEATMDVPYDLIPYLKLAHDGLEQGITSFLQTHTPDWIIYDFAPYWLPPIASNLGISRAMFGGFNTYTACAFGPTLPDVLSRYSPRTLPEHFTVPPEWVPFPSKLFFRLFEAKKLFDALEHNASGISDWFRMKSAVEGSQVCLFRSCREIEGDWLDLVPELYHKPAIPVGLLPPSVQDTEDKEDSSWSIVCEWLDKQERATVVYVALGSEINPTQEEFTELALGLELSGLPFFWALRTPNGSAAGNSVKLPDEFEDRNKGRGLVWRTWAPQRQILAHKAVGGFWTHCGWSSLIEGIHRGIPLIMFPFLYDQGLNARLWDRKVGIEVPRNDEDGSFTKKEVAESLNLVMVDEEGKAYRDGAKEYSAVIADKDLHDRYMDKCVEYFEKNVHKV; this is encoded by the coding sequence ATGAGCTCCTTAACAGAACCTATTACTAACAAGAAGCTTCTTCACATAGCCTTGTTTCCATGGCTTGCTTTTGGTCACATAATACCCGCTCTCGAGGTCGCCAAGCACATAGCTCAAAGAGGCCACAAAGTCTCCTTCATATCCACTCCAAGAAACATCCAACGCCTCCCGAAAATCCCACCAAACTTGACCCCTTTGATCGACTTGGTCCAAATCCCGCTTCCCCGTGTCGAAAACCTCCCGGAGAATGCCGAGGCCACCATGGACGTGCCATATGACTTAATTCCGTACCTCAAATTGGCACACGATGGACTCGAGCAAGGTATTACTAGTTTCCTACAAACTCACACTCCGGATTGGATTATTTACGATTTTGCTCCTTACTGGTTACCACCAATAGCTTCCAACCTAGGAATTTCGCGAGCTATGTTTGGGGGCTTCAACACGTACACCGCATGTGCTTTCGGACCAACACTACCGGATGTACTAAGTCGCTATAGTCCTAGAACACTACCCGAACATTTTACTGTCCCACCCGAATGGGTCCCCTTCCCttcaaaactattttttagGCTTTTCGAAGCCAAGAAATTGTTTGACGCTTTGGAACATAACGCTTCCGGCATTAGCGATTGGTTTCGTATGAAGTCAGCGGTCGAAGGTTCCCAAGTATGCCTCTTTCGGAGTTGTAGAGAAATCGAGGGGGACTGGCTCGATTTGGTTCCAGAGCTTTACCACAAGCCCGCGATTCCAGTGGGCTTGTTGCCACCCTCGGTGCAAGATActgaagacaaagaagatagcAGTTGGTCCATAGTTTGTGAGTGGCTGGACAAGCAAGAGAGAGCTACTGTGGTGTACGTTGCACTTGGGAGCGAGATTAATCCAACTCAAGAAGAGTTCACCGAATTGGCTCTTGGGTTGGAGCTATCTGGGTTGCCATTCTTTTGGGCTCTTAGGACGCCGAATGGATCAGCAGCCGGTAATTCGGTGAAGTTGCCGGACGAGTTCGAGGATCGAAACAAGGGTCGCGGGCTGGTCTGGAGAACTTGGGCTCCTCAGCGCCAAATCTTGGCTCACAAGGCAGTTGGGGGATTTTGGACTCACTGCGGTTGGAGTTCGCTCATAGAGGGCATACACCGTGGAATTCCTCTTATTATGTTCCCCTTTCTATATGACCAAGGGCTGAATGCTAGGTTGTGGGACAGGAAGGTCGGAATTGAGGTACCAAGAAACGACGAAGATGGATCGTTTACGAAGAAAGAGGTGGCCGAGTCACTGAATTTGGTTATGGTGGATGAGGAAGGGAAGGCTTACAGGGATGGAGCCAAAGAATATAGTGCTGTAATTGCAGACAAGGACCTCCATGATAGATACATGGACAAATGCGTTGAGTATTTTGAAAAGAATGTACATAAGGTTTGA